A single Lactuca sativa cultivar Salinas chromosome 8, Lsat_Salinas_v11, whole genome shotgun sequence DNA region contains:
- the LOC111906936 gene encoding uncharacterized protein LOC111906936: protein MEQLVHFSHNHPLNLVQLQPNHNEEEEEEEDVDDFVVEDHHVGQCNMCEEDIYSFHLCYYTCKNCNYSLHKFCAEIPKTLQDHPLHDPNHNLTLSKIFQYSHRYFHSDQEWTCGVCNRKRKNMFNYHCSICKFSMDIICATMSQQKIDHPSHHHQLQRNPKKLVSICNACGREHEGTFYHCTTCYWFWIHQDCALSPTKLLIQQPTNHTFTHSHPLTLTYSFPATDQEVKFYPRCRICDTRFYIYFWVYKCDKCRYYVHIHCATSKFVQFLRPGRGKVYKNFKDDDHPNLLRCPFADESYNLVKHHFIKNHKDFVVLEENNHGEPLNHDTHNHPLVLVDKQTSLNKNSILLHNPLKKIQLLCDGCVKPITEIPFYKCLEDVHCGFVLHEWCARLPPKIDDHPGHPNHTLFLMPNNITTTEMVRVFKCKICMLPSNGFSYGCSTWKYYVDVNCAFLPKEITHEAHPDHLLSRIDASSTSSLSNTACNACGYYLRNHIAFCCHSCNFYLDTGCAFMLPGLIRHKYDKHPFTLRYNPVENHPGDYFCEICEEEFNPESWFYHCGSSVQSMHTACAPLIIQCEQAVYTRYKISIFYFANVKFGGTFKINDHPHLLTFTQGIKSHGRCDHCIIRLQYRMIFKCLKCKYAVHYECRQPANRRNEQFPKLISYFIMKEQQPRLSKHIKNEDQSLLT from the exons ATGGAGCAACTTGTGCACTTCAGTCACAATCATCCACTCAACCTTGTCCAACTACAGCCAAACCACAatgaagaggaagaggaagaggaagatgTAGATGACTTTGTGGTTGAAGACCACCATGTTGGCCAATGCAACATGTGTGAGGAAGACATCTATTCATTTCATTTGTGTTACTACACCTGCAAGAATTGCAACTACTCTTTACACAAATTTTGTGCAGAAATCCCCAAAACCCTACAAGACCACCCATTACATGATCCTAACCACAACCTTACCTTGTCCAAGATATTTCAATATAGTCATCGTTATTTTCATTCTGATCAAGAATGGACATGTGGTGTTTGCAATCGTAAACGGAAGAACATGTTCAATTACCATTGTTCCATTTGCAAATTCAGTATGGACATAATTTGTGCTACCATGTCTCAACAAAAGATAGACCACCCTAGCCACCATCACCAACTGCAACGTAACCCAAAGAAATTGGTATCTATTTGCAATGCATGTGGTCGTGAACATGAAGGGACTTTCTACCACTGCACCACTTGTTATTGGTTTTGGATCCATCAGGATTGTGCTTTGTCGCCTACCAAATTACTTATCCAACAACCTACTAATCACACTTTCACTCATTCTCATCCACTTACCCTTACATATTCCTTTCCCGCCACTGATCAAGAAGTCAAGTTCTATCCCAGATGTAGAATTTGTGATACACGCTTCTATATTTACTTTTGGGTTTACAAGTGTGATAAATGTCGATACTATGTCCACATTCACTGTGCAACTTCAAAGTTCGTCCAGTTTTTGCGCccag GTCGTGGAAAGGTTTATAAAAATTTCAAAGATGATGACCATCCTAATCTTCTACGTTGTCCATTTGCTGATGAAAGTTACAACCTTGTCAAGCACCATTTTATCAAGAATCACAAGGACTTTGTAGTACTTGAGGAAAACAACCATGGTGAACCGCTCAACCATGATACCCATAATCACCCACTGGTTCTTGTAGACAAGCAAACATCACTCAATAAGAATTCGATTTTACTTCACAACCCCTTGAAGAAAATTCAACTATTATGTGATGGATGTGTGAAACCAATCACAGAAATACCGTTTTACAAGTGTTTAGAAGATGTACATTGTGGGTTTGTTCTTCATGAGTGGTGTGCTAGGCTACCCCCTAAAATAGATGACCACCCTGGCCATCCAAACCATACACTTTTTCTCATGCCAAACAATATTACTACTACCGAAATGGTTCGTGTTTTTAAGTGTAAAATTTGCATGTTACCTTCCAATGGTTTTTCGTATGGATGTAGTACTTGGAAGTATTATGTAGATGTCAATTGTGCATTCCTACCCAAAGAAATCACGCATGAAGCTCACCCTGACCATCTACTCTCAAGAATAGATGCTTCATCAACATCCAGTCTATCGAATACAGCATGCAATGCATGTGGTTATTACCTAAGAAATCACATCGCATTCTGTTGCCATTCTTGCAATTTCTACTTGGATACAGGGTGTGCTTTTATGTTGCCTGGATTGATTAGGCACAAGTACGATAAGCATCCATTCACCCTAAGATACAATCCAGTCGAGAACCATCCTGGCGACTACTTTTGTGAAATTTGTGAGGAAGAATTTAACCCAGAATCTTGGTTCTATCATTGTGGTTCTAGTGTCCAGTCTATGCATACTGCATGTGCACCCTTAATCATTCAGTGTGAGCAGGCTGTATATACCCGCTATAAGATATCTATTTTCTATTTCGCTAATGTCAAGTTTGGAGGGACGTTTAAGATAAATGATCACCCACATCTTCTAACGTTTACTCAAGGGATCAAGAGCCATGGTCGATGCGATCACTGTATAATAAGGTTGCAATATAGGATGATCTTTAAGTGCTTGAAATGCAAGTACGCAGTTCATTATGAATGTCGTCAACCAGCCAATAGACGAAACGAGCAATTCCCAAAacttatttcatatttcataatGAAGGAGCAACAACCTAGATTATCAAAGCATATTAAAAACGAGGACCAATCATTGTTGACTTAA
- the LOC111906938 gene encoding probable myosin-binding protein 6: protein MTENNTDSIMAIEETGKSLKETLRAQQQLLQKLYNELDVEREASSSAASEALAMILRLQGEKASVKMESEHYKRLAEEKMCHAEESIEIFEEQIHQKEMEIASLDCQLQAYRYKLASLGFEDIGASETSHESLLRRNSAPPKLLRLAYLKRNRSISPDSDIISRTLDENEGEDESLEKQSYWDQIRKLDKIVEEMADDEYVSLRVKSSKSSSGLSQFNELDENQSVKKLENDEMPSDTCSLSVHDVFEVPEIVLNHENEVKDNNGKLILESENKLEKVLIFPEEAIKSYEKMLLLKQKEKEVFLPRENIVVDCQMAIDCPVEGSSQQVKRREDEIEDEQVGITGKEEVLRLLNEINQKLDSIQFEIRNGKKKNEKMSQSYDLQMLQLSEAMLHFWL from the exons ATGACAGAAAACAACACAGATTCAATAATGGCAATAGAAGAAACTGGCAAATCTTTAAAAGAAACTCTTCGTGCTCAACAACAACTACTTCAAAAACTTTACAATGAATTAGATGTAGAAAGAGAAGCCTCTTCATCAGCAGCTAGTGAAGCATTAGCAATGATTCTTCGTCTTCAAGGAGAAAAAGCTTCTGTAAAAATGGAGTCGGAGCACTACAAAAGATTAGCAGAAGAAAAAATGTGTCATGCAGAGGAATCGATTGAAATATTCGAAGAACAAATCCACCAAAAAGAAATGGAAATTGCTTCATTAGATTGTCAACTTCAAGCCTACAGATACAAGCTAGCAAGCTTAGGGTTTGAAGATATTGGAGCCAGTGAAACAAGCCATGAAAGTCTTTTGAGAAGAAACTCTGCACCCCCAAAACTTCTGAGACTTGCTTATTTGAAAAGAAATCGATCCATAAGTCCAGATTCTGATATAATTTCAAGAACATTGGATGAAAATGAAGGGGAAGATGAAAGTTTAGAGAAACAAAGTTATTGGGATCAGATTCGAAAGTTGGATAAGATAGTTGAAGAGATGGCAGATGATGAATATGTCAGTTTAAGGGTTAAAtcttcaaaatcttcatcagGGTTATCTCAATTTAATGAATTAGATGAAAATCAAAGTGTCAAAAAGTTGGAAAATGATGAGATGCCTTCGGATACTTGTTCTTTAAGTGTGCATGATGTGTTTGAAGTCCCTGAAATTGTTTTAAACCATGAAAACGAGGTGAAAGATAATAATGGGAAATTGATCTTGGAAAGTGAAAATAAGTTGGAAAAAGTGTTGATTTTTCCTGAAGAGGCTATAAAATCATACGAAAAAATGTTACTTTTGAAACAGAAAGAAAAGGAGGTTTTTTTGCCTAGAGAGAATATTGTTGTGGATTGCCAGATGGCGATTGATTGTCCTGTTGAAGGGTCATCTCAACAAGTGAAGAGAAGAGAAGATGAGATAGAAGATGAACAAGTTGGAATTACAGGAAAAGAAGAAGTGTTGAGATTGTTAAATGAGATAAATCAGAAATTGGATTCAATACAATTTGAGATCAGAAATgggaaaaagaaaaatgaaaaaatgtcTCAGAGCTATGACTTGCAAATGCTTCAACTTTCAGag GCAATGCTGCACTTTTGGCTGTAA
- the LOC111906934 gene encoding uncharacterized protein LOC111906934 produces MVEEAKKRCEAVISTLETLSLNPSCKHTLLRLIQSELSFLSRVSSNDFTPNSDPSISVNIGHFEAVVHVLQHPDISGVTRVCKTIKFQPRRHNELHKGAHVDIVCTFNGNPVWFIVSDRNPKYISWNTHQESLKNKGLQAKIHLLLEAAHTSVALKPTSIIFFFSNGLDRFTLDNFLNEFQPVDMGSTFSNFDINFSKELEDGWIDVLSRSYQYASVLEIKLDSPPVIKEPFVTNPLVKPSDVKFEGSFGDLVSQMSSPDNENYINFDTTALIAIVSGISNGGTQKLLDTPEDELRSQFKGNTEFVISQVMSEIKDPIHVEIGKVMFGRKGIVCESVFEEFKDLVLMCGGVNEKLRAGELVKHVVVVKDSPSTRMMSLPTTRKLALKNKIVFGTGDYWHAPTLTANMGFVRAVSQTGMSLFTFEHRPRALTGD; encoded by the coding sequence ATGGTTGAAGAAGCAAAAAAGAGATGCGAGGCTGTGATTAGTACACTAGAAACCTTATCCTTGAATCCATCCTGCAAGCATACTCTCCTCAGATTGATCCAATCAGAGCTCTCTTTCCTCTCTCGCGTTTCATCAAATGACTTCACTCCAAATTCCGACCCATCGATTTCTGTCAACATCGGCCATTTTGAAGCAGTAGTTCACGTCCTTCAACATCCAGACATATCTGGTGTGACACGCGTCTGCAAAACAATCAAATTCCAACCCAGAAGACACAACGAGCTTCATAAAGGTGCGCATGTTGATATAGTTTGCACTTTCAATGGAAACCCAGTTTGGTTTATTGTATCCGATAGGAACCCAAAGTATATATCATGGAACACCCATCAAGAATCTTTAAAAAACAAAGGTTTACAGGCTAAAATCCATCTTCTTCTTGAAGCAGCTCACACCTCTGTAGCATTAAAACCTACTTCCATAATCTTTTTCTTCTCAAACGGACTTGACAGATTCACACTCGATAATTTTCTTAACGAATTTCAACCCGTTGACATGGGATCAACATTTTCGAATTTTGACATTAATTTCTCCAAAGAACTAGAAGATGGATGGATAGATGTTCTTTCAAGATCATATCAGTATGCATCTGTTCTTGAAATAAAGCTCGATTCTCCACCTGTCATAAAGGAGCCTTTTGTAACTAACCCTTTGGTAAAACCTAGTGATGTCAAATTTGAAGGCTCTTTTGGCGATCTTGTTTCACAAATGAGTTCACCAGATAATGAAAATTACATAAACTTTGATACAACAGCTTTGATTGCTATTGTATCGGGTATCAGCAATGGTGGAACACAAAAGCTTTTGGATACACCTGAAGACGAGTTAAGATCCCAGTTTAAAGGGAACACGGAGTTTGTTATCTCCCAGGTGATGTCTGAGATTAAGGATCCGATACATGTGGAAATAGGGAAGGTTATGTTTGGGAGAAAAGGTATTGTATGCGAGAGTGTTTTTGAGGAGTTTAAGGATTTGGTTTTGATGTGTGGAGGGGTAAATGAGAAGTTAAGGGCAGGTGAGTTGGTGAAACACGTGGTGGTTGTTAAAGATAGTCCTTCAACACGAATGATGAGTCTTCCAACCACTAGAAAACTGGCATTGAAGAATAAGATTGTTTTTGGGACAGGAGATTATTGGCATGCTCCAACATTAACTGCTAACATGGGATTTGTTAGAGCTGTTTCACAAACAGGAATGTCTCTTTTTACCTTCGAGCATAGACCACGTGCTCTCACAGGGGATTGA
- the LOC111906937 gene encoding protein phosphatase 1 regulatory subunit INH3, whose amino-acid sequence MARPARQLATSSMATTTTTITLENPSPPQTTTLTLTLNPRKKKVTWKEGTVDNEFLQKKSSKKCCIFHKQKPFDEDSSDDEDCHDHHHDHDCSGSKKDDDGASTS is encoded by the coding sequence ATGGCGAGACCTGCAAGGCAATTGGCAACGTCTTCAATGGCAACGACCACCACTACCATAACCTTAGAGAACCCATCTCCGCCGCAGACAACAACCCTAACATTGACGCTCAATCCAAGGAAGAAGAAGGTGACATGGAAAGAAGGCACCGTCGATAACGAGTTTCTCCAAAAGAAGAGCTCAAAAAAATGTTGCATCTTCCATAAACAAAAACCTTTCGATGAAGATTCCAGCGACGACGAGGATTGTCACGATCATCATCATGACCATGATTGCAGCGGATCGAAGAAGGATGACGACGGAGCATCGACGAGCTAG
- the LOC111906918 gene encoding uncharacterized protein LOC111906918 yields MPFYMCVRHRGFVLREWCARLPPKIEDRPGHPNHTLFLMRNVTGKFFGVFGCKICMLPSNGFVYGCSICEYYVDVHCAFLPKEITHEAHPDHLLSRIDASSSLSETPCNACGYYLINCIAFYCPSCDFYLDIECAFLLPGMISHKYDDHPLNLRYDPAENHPSDYFCEICEDEFNPESWFYHCSFCVQSMHTACAPLILQCEQVVYTRYKRCIFYFANVKFGGTCLIKDHQHRLTFTQGIKCHGRCNHCGEELQYRMIFNCLECKYAVHRRLVTPTALVTGQDAAKFLHMPTIEIPSRIMKKRILSKQIKKKKHIYNALP; encoded by the coding sequence ATGCCATTTTACATGTGTGTTCGACATCGTGGGTTTGTTCTTCGTGAGTGGTGTGCTAGGCTACCCCCTAAAATAGAAGACCGCCCTGGCCATCCAAACCATACACTTTTTCTCATGCGTAACGTTACTGGAAAGTTCTTTGGTGTTTTTGGATGTAAGATTTGCATGTTACCTTCCAATGGTTTTGTGTATGGATGTAGCATTTGTGAGTATTATGTAGATGTCCATTGTGCATTCCTACCCAAAGAAATTACGCATGAAGCTCACCCCGACCATCTTCTCTCAAGAATAGATGCTTCATCCAGTCTATCGGAAACACCATGCAATGCATGTGGTTATTACCTAATAAATTGCATCGCCTTCTATTGCCCTTCTTGCGATTTCTACTTGGATATAGAGTGTGCTTTTCTTTTGCCTGGAATGATTAGCCATAAGTACGATGACCATCCATTAAACCTTAGATATGATCCAGCCGAGAACCATCCTAGCGACTACTTTTGTGAAATTTGTGAGGACGAATTTAACCCAGAATCTTGGTTCTATCATTGTAGTTTTTGTGTCCAGTCTATGCATACTGCTTGTGCACCCTTAATCTTACAGTGTGAGCAGGTTGTATATACCCGCTATAAGAGATGTATCTTCTATTTCGCCAATGTCAAATTTGGAGGGACGTGTCTAATAAAAGATCACCAACATCGTCTAACATTTACTCAAGGGATCAAGTGTCATGGTCGATGCAATCACTGTGGTGAAGAGTTGCAGTACAGGATGATCTTTAATTGCTTGGAATGCAAGTACGCAGTTCATCGTCGACTTGTTACTCCTACTGCTCTCGTTACAGGACAAGATGCTGCTAAATTTCTTCACATGCCAACCATAGAAATACCAAGTCGTATAATGAAGAAGCGTATATTATCAAAACAGATTAAAAAAAAGAAGCATATATATAATGCTCTCCCTTGA
- the LOC111906933 gene encoding serine carboxypeptidase II-2 — MPIWNWGFLLFVFVSVSSVALSVSDPITQQKLDQVSNLPGQSFNVDFAHYAGYVTVNEESGRALFYWLTEAVEDPASKPLVLWLNGGPGCSSIAYGMAEEVGPFHVNKDGKSVYLNPYSWNTVANLLFLDSPAGVGYSYSNTTSDILNNGDKRTAADSLQFLLNWLERFPQFKGRDFYIAGESYAGHYVPQLSQAIVRYNKENSKSPINLKGYMVGNALTDDYSDHVGLFQFMWAAGLISDQTYKKSNELCDKESFIHPSRECDQIVDIAYEEMGNIDAYSIFTPPCTATGVTKRLLRRWHKVGHIGQSYDPCTEQHSTIYFNLPEVQNALHVFHSNTSRKWETCNNAVNLNWKDSPISVLDVHQELISSGLRVWIFSGDTDAVIPVTSTRYSIDALKLPTVSPWRAWYDDGQVGGWTQGYEGLTFVTVRGAGHEVPLHRPKLALVLIKNFLAGTSMASFDQVIESKTSASEQVSGF, encoded by the exons ATGCCAATTTGGAACTGGGGATTTCTTCTTTTCGTCTTCGTTTCAGTTAGTAGCGTAGCTTTGTCTGTTTCAGACCCGATTACTCAACAGAAGTTGGACCAGGTTTCGAACTTGCCTGGTCAGAGTTTCAATGTCGACTTTGCACACTATGCTGGGTATGTTACTGTTAATGAAGAATCCGGGAGAGCTCTGTTTTACTGGTTGACGGAAGCTGTTGAGGATCCTGCTTCCAAACCTCTTGTTCTTTGGCTCAATGGAG GGCCTGGATGTTCATCAATTGCATATGGGATGGCTGAAGAAGTCGGGCCATTTCATGTCAATAAAGATGGAAAGTCGGTTTATTTGAACCCGTATTCTTGGAACACTG TGGCAaatttgttgtttcttgattCCCCTGCTGGAGTTGGATATTCTTACTCAAATACCACTTCAGATATCTTGAACAATGGAGATAAAAGAACTG CTGCGGATTCACTTCAATTTCTCTTGAATTGGCTTGAAAGATTTCCTCAATTTAAAGGAAGGGATTTCTATATTGCAGGCGAAAGCTATGCAG GACATTATGTTCCTCAACTAAGCCAAGCCATTGTGAGATACAACAAAGAAAATTCAAAAAGTCCAATTAATCTCAAGGGTTACATG gTGGGAAATGCCCTAACAGATGATTATAGTGATCATGTTGGACTTTTCCAATTTATGTGGGCAGCTGGCTTGATTTCAGATCAAACTTACAAGAAATCAAACGAATTATGTGACAAGGAATCTTTTATTCATCCATCACGTGAATGTGACCAAATAGTTGATATAGCTTATGAAGAAATGGGTAATATCGACGCGTATTCCATTTTTACCCCTCCTTGCACTGCAACTGGTGTCACTAAACGCCTTTTAAGAAGATGGCAT AAAGTCGGGCACATTGGGCAGAGTTATGATCCTTGTACCGAACAACACTCCACAATTTACTTCAATTTACCCGAGGTCCAAAATGCCCTTCATGTTTTCCACAGCAACACATCAAGAAAATGGGAAACTTGCAA CAATGCGGTAAACTTGAATTGGAAAGATTCTCCTATATCTGTGCTAGATGTTCATCAAGAACTTATAAGCTCGGGACTCCGTGTTTGGATATTCAG TGGTGATACGGATGCGGTGATTCCCGTTACTTCTACGCGTTACAGCATAGACGCTCTCAAGCTTCCGACGGTTAGCCCATGGCGTGCATGGTACGATGATGGCCAG gttggaggGTGGACACAGGGGTACGAAGGGTTAACTTTTGTAACGGTCAGGGGAGCAGGGCATGAGGTGCCTTTGCATAGACCGAAGCTAGCGCTTGTGCTCATTAAGAATTTCTTAGCAGGAACTTCCATGGCATCATTTGATCAAGTGATTGAGTCCAAAACTTCTGCTTCAGAACAAGTTAGCGGCTTCTAG